A genome region from Oligoflexus sp. includes the following:
- a CDS encoding nucleotidyltransferase family protein has product MKALLLAAGLGTRLRPLTEVLPKPLCLFYGRPILDLVYEQIKRAGIQGIAINTHHLPQVITQHIQKHPTVYTPPPHISFEPEILGTGGALNPLRAWLGDEDLLICNGDVIADIDLKALVQQHRESGSDATMVLLDRHKKGTNPVACENSEIRAIGDQPVKATERHTLATFSGIHIVGPRLVRAIPASGSPSIIEAYIRLLAEGAKIRSFIHRGFWEDLGTPKDYFAAHQAVLAHPDRTRLCQRLGLDQGIRFEGDSALCGPGPFPKNRRNSFLFGPIQGDQGDEPIQSCLVYPSSVIKPGQSLKHGIITPEVNMQIV; this is encoded by the coding sequence ATGAAGGCTCTCCTGCTTGCGGCCGGACTCGGGACCCGGCTGCGTCCTCTGACCGAGGTACTGCCGAAACCTTTATGCCTGTTCTACGGCCGGCCTATACTGGATCTTGTGTATGAACAGATCAAACGCGCGGGTATTCAGGGCATTGCGATCAATACGCATCATCTTCCTCAGGTGATTACTCAGCATATACAAAAGCATCCGACTGTCTATACACCGCCTCCTCACATCTCATTCGAACCGGAAATCCTCGGCACCGGGGGTGCTCTGAACCCTTTGCGCGCCTGGCTCGGGGATGAGGACCTTTTGATCTGCAATGGGGATGTGATCGCCGACATCGACCTGAAAGCCCTTGTGCAGCAGCACCGGGAATCCGGTTCAGACGCGACGATGGTGCTCCTCGATCGGCACAAGAAAGGGACCAATCCGGTCGCCTGTGAAAACAGCGAAATCAGAGCCATTGGCGACCAGCCGGTCAAAGCCACGGAAAGGCACACCCTGGCGACCTTCAGCGGTATCCATATCGTCGGTCCAAGGCTCGTGCGGGCGATTCCTGCGAGCGGTTCTCCGTCGATAATCGAGGCCTACATTCGCTTGCTGGCGGAAGGCGCGAAGATTCGAAGTTTCATTCATCGCGGATTCTGGGAGGATCTGGGGACGCCGAAGGATTATTTCGCCGCGCATCAGGCGGTGCTGGCTCATCCGGATCGGACAAGGCTTTGTCAAAGGCTTGGGCTTGATCAGGGTATACGCTTTGAAGGTGATTCCGCACTCTGCGGGCCTGGTCCTTTTCCAAAGAATAGGCGGAACAGCTTTCTCTTTGGGCCTATACAGGGTGATCAGGGTGATGAGCCTATACAATCATGCCTGGTCTATCCATCAAGCGTGATCAAGCCTGGTCAGAGTCTGAAGCATGGGATTATTACGCCGGAAGTGAATATGCAGATCGTGTGA
- a CDS encoding LysM peptidoglycan-binding domain-containing protein, whose product MRSHWVRFLCLATLMFSLQFLNLGCSSSSSGEEGSEEVAASNEEEQAAAENNATENEEMVNGEAGNNEQMANGETNGAETNGLNNDGQGNALGAENDAMANNSQGQQGGEEDLQQIIEEMNTANGQLPANNGGQGMNAGMDGGNAMANDAGMGNAGMGNAAMDSGMNAGMNQASAAPEAAPAAGGAVSGTPVGPGLPELGSKMSYIVQKGDTLGKIAARIYGDSNKWTEIANFTGLANPRLIYPGDVVYYQLTEQSMQFASTYESVKRSEVQIQQGDTLATIAGRVFGNSSLWKLIWRHNDMIDNPDRLTAGTTLYYVDPASMASADGKSEQKFVKGQTKTHSKVVTVSKVKASKTVLEVANDSLDDLFSQTVSKDFLKRT is encoded by the coding sequence ATGAGATCACATTGGGTTAGGTTCCTATGCCTTGCCACACTCATGTTCTCGCTGCAGTTTCTGAACCTTGGCTGTTCGAGCTCCAGCTCGGGCGAAGAAGGCTCGGAAGAGGTCGCAGCGTCGAACGAGGAAGAGCAGGCCGCGGCAGAGAACAATGCCACGGAAAACGAAGAGATGGTGAACGGAGAAGCCGGTAACAACGAACAGATGGCCAACGGCGAGACCAATGGTGCTGAAACCAACGGTCTGAACAACGATGGCCAGGGCAATGCCCTTGGTGCAGAAAACGATGCGATGGCGAACAACAGCCAGGGTCAGCAGGGTGGCGAAGAAGACCTGCAGCAGATCATCGAAGAGATGAACACAGCCAACGGTCAGCTTCCTGCCAATAACGGCGGCCAGGGCATGAACGCAGGTATGGACGGCGGCAACGCCATGGCCAACGACGCAGGCATGGGCAACGCAGGCATGGGTAACGCCGCCATGGATTCCGGTATGAATGCTGGTATGAACCAGGCTTCAGCCGCTCCTGAAGCAGCACCCGCAGCTGGCGGTGCGGTCAGCGGTACTCCTGTTGGTCCCGGTCTTCCCGAACTCGGCTCCAAGATGTCTTACATTGTTCAGAAGGGTGACACGCTCGGCAAGATTGCAGCCCGTATCTACGGTGACTCCAACAAGTGGACAGAGATCGCCAACTTCACTGGTCTGGCCAACCCCCGCCTCATCTATCCTGGTGATGTGGTCTACTATCAGTTGACCGAGCAGTCGATGCAGTTCGCTTCCACCTACGAAAGCGTAAAACGTTCTGAAGTTCAGATCCAGCAGGGTGATACCCTCGCCACCATCGCCGGTCGCGTGTTTGGTAACTCGTCCCTTTGGAAGTTGATCTGGCGCCACAACGATATGATCGACAACCCTGATCGCCTGACGGCCGGCACCACTCTTTATTATGTGGATCCAGCAAGCATGGCTTCTGCTGACGGCAAAAGCGAGCAGAAATTCGTGAAAGGCCAAACCAAGACCCATAGCAAAGTCGTTACAGTATCCAAAGTGAAAGCCAGCAAGACGGTCCTTGAAGTGGCCAATGATTCGCTGGATGACCTGTTTTCGCAAACTGTTTCCAAAGATTTCTTAAAACGCACTTAA
- the rsmH gene encoding 16S rRNA (cytosine(1402)-N(4))-methyltransferase RsmH: MENFEHISVLREELVDSLGLKPGDYAVDCTAGGGGHTRILLDQVGPSGKVYAFDRDAWAQSVLNKRFPAEVASGQLTLIQAPFSDLVPELESRGVIGRIQGLCADIGVSSPQLDHAERGFSFAKSGPLDMRMDQTRGPTAADLVNESTEEELIRIFRDYGEDPQARSVARAILKRRADKPFTETTDLANVVAAASFYKERSRKHPATKVFQALRIAVNAELEELEILLRDFPKVLAPKGRCGIISFHSLEDRLVKQGFKHLVDGNKPQFDRHVPITAAQLDAMYEKRFQIIKPFPLEPSDQEVERNPRARSAKLRVIEKL; encoded by the coding sequence ATGGAAAACTTCGAACATATCAGTGTTCTACGCGAAGAACTGGTGGATAGTCTCGGACTTAAGCCGGGTGATTATGCAGTCGACTGTACAGCCGGCGGCGGGGGTCACACCCGCATTCTGCTCGATCAGGTCGGACCCAGCGGAAAAGTGTATGCGTTTGATCGTGATGCCTGGGCTCAGTCGGTTTTGAATAAGCGCTTCCCGGCGGAAGTGGCGAGCGGCCAACTCACTTTGATTCAAGCTCCCTTTTCGGATCTTGTGCCGGAACTTGAAAGCCGCGGAGTCATCGGCCGCATTCAAGGCCTTTGTGCTGATATCGGTGTGTCGTCGCCGCAGCTTGATCATGCCGAACGCGGTTTCTCGTTTGCGAAATCCGGTCCACTCGATATGCGCATGGACCAGACCCGGGGACCGACGGCGGCCGACCTTGTCAATGAAAGTACGGAAGAGGAACTCATTCGCATCTTCCGCGATTATGGCGAAGACCCGCAGGCCCGCTCGGTGGCCCGGGCCATTTTAAAACGCCGTGCGGACAAACCCTTCACCGAAACCACAGACCTTGCGAATGTGGTGGCCGCCGCTTCCTTTTACAAGGAACGCAGTCGCAAGCACCCGGCGACCAAGGTCTTCCAGGCCCTGCGCATCGCGGTGAATGCGGAACTCGAGGAGCTTGAAATCCTGCTTCGGGATTTTCCCAAGGTCCTTGCACCGAAAGGCCGCTGCGGGATTATCAGCTTTCATTCCCTGGAAGACCGGCTGGTCAAGCAGGGTTTCAAACACCTGGTCGACGGAAACAAGCCCCAGTTTGATCGGCACGTCCCCATCACCGCCGCTCAATTGGATGCCATGTACGAAAAACGGTTCCAAATCATCAAACCCTTTCCTCTGGAACCGTCTGACCAGGAAGTCGAACGAAACCCAAGAGCCCGAAGTGCCAAACTGCGCGTGATAGAAAAGCTCTAA
- a CDS encoding penicillin-binding protein 2: MPKIANLGSSLRRLRPSQLRQLWISVRRQKPSQTLGPFYGGRYRLIAVGFFGLFTILAGRAVMIHILSPSADILETLARRQYQTKIDLSPYRGNIYDRRGEPLAISIRRPSFYVNPRIFDPTPQETRQLAQLLELSPAHVRKVAKRTNYFAWLARKVEFSRAEKVNALKIEGLFEITEPARFYPNGIDLVPLIGSVGIDNHGLQGVELAYDGMLQGEVLTTFRNRDARGQSIYRDSLLALPEKTGKNIVLTLDSAIQNTAQRALQKGVEKAKAKGGFAIVSDPHTGRILAIANVNSAPSEINRNRALTDIFEPGSVVKPLVIGRAVELGLTRLDEVHDTFNGTYHEDKWTIRDTHGSASMTTEEILIESSNIGTYRIAKRMGPEKLATTLAEFGFGARDNQIGFPGQQFGRVSPWQKWRPVRFANVAFGQGFYASGLELVQAFGAIANGGNLMKPFFIDHIESPEGGMIESHASEIVRRVFSPTTAASMRLVLRKVVDEGTGRKAALTSWSSAGKTGTSEKVDPQTRKYSDHLRIASFIGFAPSVDPHLVIYVVVDEPFVKPYTGGIHAAPIFHEIAEEALRYLNVAPDKFPAKDVLAKGTNDHLQKSESQGNQAL; this comes from the coding sequence ATGCCAAAAATTGCAAACCTGGGGAGCAGCTTACGACGCCTGCGACCCTCGCAGCTTCGTCAGCTTTGGATCAGTGTGCGCCGGCAAAAGCCCAGCCAGACGCTGGGGCCTTTCTATGGCGGACGCTATCGTTTGATCGCGGTGGGTTTCTTCGGACTCTTCACGATCCTCGCGGGTCGTGCGGTTATGATTCATATTCTGAGCCCGTCGGCGGATATTCTGGAAACGCTCGCGCGGCGTCAGTATCAAACCAAGATCGACCTGTCTCCCTATCGCGGCAATATCTATGATCGTCGGGGCGAACCCCTGGCGATCAGTATCCGTCGTCCTTCCTTTTACGTGAACCCGCGCATTTTCGATCCGACTCCCCAGGAAACAAGGCAGCTGGCTCAGCTGTTGGAACTGTCGCCGGCTCATGTACGAAAAGTGGCGAAGCGGACCAACTATTTTGCCTGGCTTGCGCGCAAGGTGGAGTTTTCTCGGGCTGAGAAAGTCAATGCGCTCAAGATCGAAGGACTCTTCGAAATCACCGAACCCGCGCGCTTCTATCCGAATGGAATAGACCTTGTGCCTTTGATTGGTTCGGTGGGAATTGACAATCATGGTCTTCAGGGTGTGGAGCTGGCTTACGACGGCATGCTGCAGGGCGAAGTTCTGACGACCTTCCGTAATCGCGACGCCCGCGGTCAATCCATTTACCGTGATTCGCTTTTGGCCTTACCGGAAAAAACCGGCAAAAACATCGTTCTGACTCTGGACAGTGCCATACAAAACACGGCCCAGCGCGCCCTGCAAAAAGGTGTGGAAAAAGCCAAGGCCAAAGGTGGCTTCGCGATCGTCTCTGATCCCCATACCGGCCGTATCCTCGCGATTGCGAATGTCAACAGCGCACCATCGGAAATCAATCGCAACCGGGCGCTGACCGACATTTTCGAACCTGGCTCGGTCGTGAAGCCTTTGGTCATCGGCCGGGCGGTCGAACTTGGTCTGACCCGGCTGGATGAAGTGCATGATACCTTCAACGGCACCTATCATGAAGACAAGTGGACCATTCGGGATACTCACGGCTCCGCTTCGATGACGACCGAAGAGATCCTCATCGAATCGAGTAACATCGGAACCTATCGCATTGCCAAACGCATGGGGCCCGAGAAACTCGCCACGACGCTGGCCGAGTTTGGCTTTGGCGCGCGTGATAATCAGATTGGTTTTCCCGGACAACAATTCGGTCGCGTGAGTCCCTGGCAGAAATGGCGACCTGTGCGTTTCGCCAACGTGGCTTTCGGACAAGGCTTTTATGCGTCCGGACTCGAACTGGTGCAGGCCTTTGGGGCGATCGCCAACGGCGGCAACCTTATGAAGCCCTTTTTCATAGACCATATCGAGTCGCCGGAAGGCGGCATGATTGAATCGCATGCCTCCGAGATCGTGCGCCGCGTATTCTCGCCCACGACAGCCGCCAGCATGCGGCTAGTCCTCCGCAAGGTCGTTGATGAGGGAACAGGTCGCAAGGCGGCCTTGACATCCTGGTCGTCTGCTGGAAAAACCGGCACGAGTGAAAAGGTGGATCCGCAGACCCGCAAATATTCCGATCATCTGCGGATTGCCAGTTTCATAGGTTTCGCTCCGAGCGTGGATCCGCACCTCGTGATTTATGTCGTAGTCGATGAACCCTTTGTCAAACCCTACACCGGTGGCATCCATGCAGCGCCCATCTTCCATGAGATCGCCGAGGAAGCCCTGCGTTATCTGAATGTAGCTCCCGACAAGTTTCCGGCAAAAGACGTGCTTGCAAAAGGAACCAACGATCATCTACAAAAGTCAGAAAGCCAGGGCAATCAAGCCCTTTAA
- a CDS encoding UDP-N-acetylmuramoyl-tripeptide--D-alanyl-D-alanine ligase, translating to MVKNPVKDLGWRTERESLPFDLPNRVSSDSRRIEAGQWFMPIRGANFDGHDFIQAAMDKGADGFFYESRLREQLKPDLRSRGIEVTDTTKALQDLARWWRQEIGCKVVGITGSSGKTTVKEMVAAMLHGIAPTLKTEGSLNNELGTPLTLCRLTPLHRFAVIEMGARHKGDIEFLSTIVLQDIGVLLNVGSAHVGEFGSPLKILEAKMEIAAARTAVYFKDDERIDRAMKALKNKTLVTFGRDPSADVRLLTTDLDGRGKVRIHFEIRGQKQTVESNFYHSSFPINAAACLAIGLALKLEPKDCVTALQHFHGVKGRFKVHTLRDQLLIDDCYNANPESMKAGLTTLKEAYGNRRTHLVLGDMLELGDSSESAHRDVGAFCAREIKPAKLLTVGPMSRWMAEEAIKAGLPSDRVMQFESVDQVIAQLPAFWPDAELLYVKASNGLRLSKIIDTLLTP from the coding sequence ATGGTCAAAAATCCCGTGAAAGACCTGGGTTGGCGTACAGAACGTGAATCCCTTCCATTTGATCTTCCTAACCGTGTGAGCAGTGACAGTCGTCGGATTGAAGCCGGCCAGTGGTTTATGCCCATCCGCGGCGCAAACTTCGATGGCCATGACTTCATCCAGGCGGCCATGGACAAGGGTGCTGACGGTTTTTTCTATGAATCCCGCCTGCGTGAGCAGCTGAAGCCTGACCTTCGCAGCCGCGGCATTGAAGTTACGGATACAACCAAGGCCTTGCAGGATCTCGCGCGCTGGTGGCGCCAGGAGATAGGCTGCAAGGTTGTCGGGATTACAGGTTCGTCGGGCAAGACCACGGTGAAAGAGATGGTGGCCGCCATGCTGCATGGCATCGCGCCGACCCTGAAAACAGAAGGCAGTCTGAATAACGAGCTGGGCACTCCCCTCACCCTTTGCCGGCTGACGCCGCTGCATCGCTTTGCGGTGATCGAGATGGGTGCGCGGCACAAGGGTGATATTGAATTCCTCTCGACCATCGTGCTTCAGGACATCGGCGTTCTGCTCAACGTCGGCAGCGCGCATGTCGGGGAATTTGGCAGCCCTTTAAAAATTCTGGAAGCCAAAATGGAGATTGCCGCGGCAAGGACGGCGGTTTACTTCAAGGATGACGAACGCATTGATCGGGCCATGAAAGCCCTTAAAAATAAGACTCTGGTGACCTTCGGCCGCGATCCTTCCGCTGATGTCCGCCTGCTCACGACCGACCTGGATGGACGCGGCAAGGTTCGCATTCATTTTGAAATCCGTGGGCAAAAGCAGACGGTCGAATCGAATTTCTATCACAGCAGCTTTCCCATCAACGCCGCCGCCTGTCTTGCCATCGGTCTTGCGCTCAAGCTTGAGCCGAAGGACTGCGTGACCGCACTGCAACATTTTCATGGGGTCAAAGGTCGCTTCAAGGTTCACACGCTGCGTGATCAGCTTCTGATCGATGACTGCTACAACGCCAATCCCGAGAGCATGAAGGCCGGTCTCACCACCCTTAAGGAAGCCTATGGGAATCGGAGAACTCATCTGGTCCTGGGTGATATGCTCGAACTCGGCGACAGTTCGGAAAGCGCGCATCGGGATGTCGGAGCGTTCTGCGCCCGCGAAATCAAACCCGCGAAGCTTCTGACCGTGGGTCCGATGTCGCGTTGGATGGCCGAGGAAGCGATCAAAGCGGGGCTTCCTTCGGATCGCGTCATGCAGTTTGAAAGCGTCGATCAGGTGATCGCACAATTGCCTGCGTTTTGGCCTGATGCTGAGCTGCTTTACGTTAAAGCTTCCAATGGTCTAAGATTAAGTAAAATCATTGATACCCTTCTCACTCCATAG
- the mraY gene encoding phospho-N-acetylmuramoyl-pentapeptide-transferase — translation MLYHIFHNLAESFTVLNVTRYITFRSMAALLTALGISFVFSPWFIRKLKNKQIGQQVRNDGPQSHFSKAGTPTMGGGLILAATLIPALLWMDWTNPHLWFVTVVTMTYGLIGFLDDYLKVSKKNTKGLSGKKKLVGQWSVALIICTAHFWIYRNGELHFPFFKEWIIDLSWFYIPFAAFVIVGSSNAVNLTDGLDGLAIGPVMTTAACFAILAYVGGNVKISEYLQLHYLKDTGELAIFCACLIGAGMGFLWYNTFPAQVFMGDVGSLPLGGALGAIAVFTKNEILLVVVGGIFVVEALSVILQVGSFKLRGKRIFRMAPIHHHFELKGWPEPRVIVRFWIISIILAIIGLMSLKLR, via the coding sequence TTGCTTTACCACATCTTCCACAACCTGGCCGAGAGCTTCACGGTCCTGAACGTGACCCGTTACATCACCTTTCGTTCCATGGCGGCACTGCTGACGGCTTTGGGTATCAGTTTTGTCTTCTCGCCCTGGTTTATCCGTAAACTCAAGAACAAGCAGATCGGCCAGCAGGTTCGCAATGATGGGCCGCAGTCGCACTTTTCCAAGGCCGGAACGCCGACCATGGGCGGCGGCCTTATCCTCGCCGCGACCTTGATTCCCGCCCTGCTTTGGATGGACTGGACCAACCCCCATCTTTGGTTTGTGACGGTCGTGACCATGACCTATGGTTTGATTGGCTTTCTTGATGATTATTTGAAAGTGTCCAAGAAAAATACCAAGGGTCTTTCCGGCAAGAAAAAGCTGGTCGGACAGTGGTCGGTGGCCCTGATCATCTGCACGGCGCATTTTTGGATCTACCGCAACGGCGAGCTGCATTTTCCCTTCTTCAAGGAATGGATCATCGACCTCAGCTGGTTCTACATTCCCTTCGCCGCTTTTGTGATTGTCGGATCGAGCAACGCCGTGAACCTTACCGATGGACTCGACGGACTTGCCATCGGCCCTGTGATGACCACCGCGGCCTGCTTTGCGATCCTCGCCTATGTCGGCGGGAACGTGAAAATCTCGGAGTATCTGCAGCTGCATTATCTGAAGGATACCGGCGAGCTCGCGATTTTCTGCGCCTGTCTGATCGGCGCTGGCATGGGTTTTCTTTGGTATAACACCTTCCCCGCTCAGGTCTTCATGGGTGACGTGGGTTCTTTGCCCCTGGGCGGTGCGCTGGGTGCCATCGCGGTCTTTACCAAAAATGAAATCCTGCTCGTTGTCGTCGGCGGTATCTTTGTGGTCGAGGCTCTTTCGGTGATCCTTCAGGTCGGCAGCTTTAAACTGCGCGGCAAGCGTATTTTCCGCATGGCGCCGATTCATCACCACTTTGAACTGAAAGGCTGGCCGGAGCCGCGAGTTATCGTTCGCTTCTGGATTATTTCGATCATTCTTGCCATTATCGGTCTCATGAGCCTGAAACTGCGCTGA
- the murD gene encoding UDP-N-acetylmuramoyl-L-alanine--D-glutamate ligase, translating into MNKTLIIGAGRSALGAAKLLLSQGQKPLVSDIAEKFPEVAQDIRAAGADLVIGPQTPELLNGISQLVVSPGLSPDIPILQEARKRGLPILSEIDLALAAFEGTVMGVTGTNGKSTTTTLLAHLLKELGSEAEASGNIGIAPSLLLAEGRVPEILVLELSSYQLDFSQPIRNHCSLFMSFSPDHLERHGTMENYFKAKWKLMLATVESGRLIMPRRILEHAKEYGVPFPKAPITQIVVDGETPYRDYGRTNIVHIDSQKGIVSGDGFSRPETLPAELSFHNQLNVVASILAVRSLISEVPWSDLMRAVASYEWLPYRFQKIGTFLGHPVFNDSKSTNVESTLVALQSMRVPAIVLLGGYPKGESFAPIAQYRDRIGILIGFGAAGTKIENDLKDLKPKVYPTLKAALSEIGDIARQSPAPIVFSPACSSFDEFKNFEERGAFFNQNLSPLLDKG; encoded by the coding sequence ATGAACAAGACTTTGATTATCGGGGCCGGACGTTCGGCCCTGGGTGCTGCCAAACTGCTTTTAAGCCAGGGGCAAAAACCCCTGGTTTCTGACATAGCCGAGAAATTCCCCGAAGTGGCCCAGGACATCCGGGCTGCGGGCGCGGACCTGGTGATCGGCCCGCAAACTCCCGAACTTTTGAACGGTATATCCCAGCTGGTTGTGAGCCCCGGGCTTTCGCCTGATATTCCCATCCTGCAGGAAGCGCGCAAACGCGGTCTGCCCATTCTGAGCGAGATTGATCTGGCTCTGGCGGCCTTTGAAGGCACCGTTATGGGCGTGACGGGCACCAACGGCAAGTCGACCACGACCACGCTTCTGGCCCATCTTCTGAAAGAGTTGGGCAGTGAAGCCGAGGCCAGCGGTAATATCGGAATTGCGCCCAGTCTTTTGCTGGCGGAAGGGCGCGTGCCGGAAATTCTGGTGCTGGAGCTGTCTTCGTATCAGCTCGATTTTTCTCAGCCCATTCGCAACCACTGCAGCCTTTTCATGTCCTTTTCGCCTGATCATTTGGAGCGGCACGGGACCATGGAAAATTATTTCAAGGCGAAGTGGAAGCTCATGCTTGCGACCGTGGAAAGCGGTCGGCTGATTATGCCGCGGCGTATCCTGGAGCACGCGAAAGAGTATGGAGTGCCCTTTCCAAAAGCGCCGATCACGCAGATTGTGGTCGATGGTGAAACACCATACAGGGATTATGGACGCACAAACATCGTGCATATCGATTCGCAAAAAGGGATAGTGAGTGGCGATGGCTTTTCACGTCCGGAAACTCTTCCCGCCGAACTCAGCTTTCATAATCAGCTGAATGTGGTCGCCTCCATACTGGCCGTGCGGAGCCTCATCAGCGAGGTGCCGTGGAGCGATCTGATGCGTGCCGTGGCCAGCTATGAGTGGCTTCCCTATCGCTTTCAAAAGATTGGAACGTTTTTGGGTCATCCCGTCTTCAACGATAGTAAATCAACCAATGTGGAATCGACCTTGGTCGCACTTCAGAGTATGCGTGTACCAGCCATCGTCTTGCTGGGTGGTTATCCCAAAGGCGAGTCCTTTGCGCCCATCGCGCAGTATCGGGACCGCATCGGAATCCTGATCGGCTTCGGCGCGGCCGGAACTAAAATTGAGAATGATCTTAAAGACTTGAAGCCCAAGGTCTACCCGACGCTGAAAGCTGCGCTCAGCGAAATCGGTGATATTGCCCGGCAAAGCCCTGCACCCATTGTCTTTTCTCCGGCCTGCTCGTCTTTTGATGAGTTCAAAAACTTCGAGGAAAGAGGTGCCTTTTTCAATCAAAATTTGAGCCCGCTGCTGGACAAAGGATAA
- the ftsW gene encoding putative lipid II flippase FtsW → METPSASEGRFYRNALLFTVFLLTALGLLAIYTSSSIPAEIKFHDTLFFVRKQFVLAALGFGMIMLLQTLPLRWIEILTLPLVAISALMLLFTLIPGLQYKANGAARWVRLAWFTFQPSELGKVAMILFLARNLSRPSARIDKRPMAILPNLGVLSGFVLLLMMQPDFGSTVVYVSITMLMLFVAGLPVRYIITAFCLGVVGVVAAILHAPYRLARITSFLDPWESIRTGGFQIVQSYLGFHNGGLLGVGLGESRQKLFFLPEAHTDFILSVIGEETGLLGVCLVVLCFAYIAWLGLRITTLQNETYRKFLAMGISSLISIQAIVNMGVAMGLLPTKGMPLPFVSYGSSSLLSFLLMVGILARLAKVAPSRAG, encoded by the coding sequence ATGGAAACACCTTCTGCCTCCGAAGGTCGATTCTATCGCAACGCCCTGCTCTTCACGGTGTTCCTTTTAACCGCGCTGGGGCTACTGGCGATCTACACCTCGTCCAGCATTCCCGCGGAAATCAAATTCCACGATACGCTTTTTTTTGTACGCAAACAGTTTGTGCTCGCGGCGCTGGGTTTTGGCATGATCATGCTGCTGCAGACGCTGCCCCTTCGCTGGATTGAAATACTGACCCTGCCTTTGGTTGCCATCTCGGCCCTGATGCTTCTTTTTACATTGATTCCTGGACTCCAGTATAAGGCCAACGGCGCCGCCCGCTGGGTGCGCCTCGCCTGGTTCACCTTTCAACCCTCCGAGCTCGGCAAGGTGGCGATGATCCTTTTTCTGGCGCGCAATCTCAGCCGTCCGTCCGCCCGTATTGATAAAAGGCCGATGGCCATCCTGCCCAATCTTGGTGTTTTAAGCGGTTTTGTCCTGCTTCTGATGATGCAGCCCGACTTCGGTTCCACCGTGGTCTATGTGTCGATCACCATGCTGATGCTTTTTGTTGCGGGGCTTCCCGTTCGATATATCATCACCGCGTTCTGCCTGGGCGTGGTCGGGGTCGTTGCCGCCATTCTTCATGCTCCCTATCGCCTGGCTCGGATTACCAGTTTCCTGGATCCATGGGAAAGCATACGCACCGGTGGCTTTCAGATCGTGCAAAGTTATCTGGGATTTCACAACGGCGGTCTTTTGGGCGTCGGACTGGGCGAATCCCGGCAGAAACTCTTCTTTTTGCCCGAAGCGCATACCGATTTCATCCTGTCGGTGATCGGCGAGGAAACCGGGCTTTTGGGTGTTTGTCTCGTCGTCTTATGCTTTGCTTACATTGCGTGGCTGGGGCTTCGCATCACAACCCTGCAGAATGAGACCTACCGAAAATTCCTCGCGATGGGGATAAGCTCTTTAATTTCCATCCAGGCTATCGTAAATATGGGAGTCGCCATGGGGCTTTTGCCGACGAAAGGGATGCCTCTGCCCTTCGTCAGCTATGGATCGAGTTCTCTCCTCAGTTTTTTGCTGATGGTGGGAATCCTCGCCCGGCTCGCGAAGGTTGCACCCAGCCGAGCAGGCTGA